From Erwinia sp. HDF1-3R, one genomic window encodes:
- the hpxU gene encoding MurR/RpiR family transcriptional regulator HpxU has protein sequence MKQLDERLKSHYPQLSPQEQRVADFVFDHFDDLIGYNSAELARLSGVSKATVSRLFKRLGYEKYKDMRDELRTLRQSGMPLTDNRDAVQGNTLLSRHYKQEMANLTQWVSAIDPGQFGEVVQQLARCKRIFIIGMRNAYPVALHFRQQLQQARGGVMVLPQPGQTLAEELVEMTPDDTVVVLAFRRRPRIIKPLLLALQGRDIPTLVICEPQAQAVIALARWQLCTPLDSVSAFDSYASANSLINLLANALLHESLSEGRQRIHHIADLYGQLDELEWR, from the coding sequence ATGAAACAGCTTGATGAGCGCCTGAAAAGTCACTATCCCCAGCTCTCCCCGCAGGAGCAGCGGGTCGCGGATTTCGTTTTCGATCATTTCGACGATCTGATCGGCTATAACAGCGCAGAGCTGGCGCGGCTCAGCGGCGTCTCAAAGGCGACCGTCAGCCGCCTGTTTAAGCGGCTGGGCTACGAGAAATACAAGGATATGCGTGACGAGCTGCGTACTCTGCGCCAGAGCGGTATGCCCCTGACCGACAACCGCGATGCGGTTCAGGGCAACACGCTGCTCTCGCGGCACTACAAGCAGGAAATGGCCAATCTGACGCAGTGGGTTAGCGCGATTGATCCCGGGCAGTTTGGCGAGGTGGTGCAGCAGCTCGCCCGCTGTAAACGCATATTTATCATTGGGATGCGCAACGCTTATCCGGTCGCGCTGCACTTTCGTCAGCAGCTCCAGCAGGCCAGAGGCGGTGTGATGGTACTGCCGCAGCCGGGACAAACGCTGGCAGAGGAGCTGGTGGAGATGACGCCGGATGATACGGTGGTGGTGCTGGCGTTTCGCCGACGTCCGCGCATTATCAAACCCCTGCTGCTTGCGTTACAGGGCCGCGATATTCCCACGCTGGTCATCTGCGAGCCGCAGGCACAGGCGGTTATCGCGCTGGCCCGCTGGCAGCTGTGCACCCCGCTGGACAGCGTCTCCGCCTTTGACAGCTATGCTTCGGCAAACAGCCTGATCAACCTGCTTGCCAATGCGCTGCTGCATGAATCACTCAGCGAAGGACGGCAGCGGATCCATCATATTGCCGATCTCTACGGGCAGCTTGACGAGCTGGAGTGGCGCTAG